The window CACCGGTGCTGCCTTTGCCAACCTTGTTAACAATGACGTACTTGCCTAATTTGTCGAATATTTCTGCCATAAAATTCTAATTTTTATAATGACGGATTGTTGTGATTTCTCAAATCGTGAATCCGGTGTAGTTGCTAAGTAAAAAATCGCATAAATACAATCCGGCTCCAGCAAACAAGCCTGCGATCAGGTCATCCAGCATAATACCAAGTCCGCCATGAACATGCGCGTCTAATTGCTTGATTGGCCAAGGTTTTATGATATCGAAAAACCGAAATAATGCAAAACCGATCAGCAGTGCAGGAATACTAACCGCCGCAAAGAGCATGACCAAATAAAATCCGGCGATCTCGTCCCAGACAATCGAGCCGTGGTCGTGCACGCCGAGCAAGTCGGCGCTTTTCCCACATATCCAGATACCGAGCAGACTAATTATTGCGAGTATAAGTAATTTAATCGACAGTGACTGTGACGCCGTTAACAGAATGAAAGGAAGTGCCGCCAAAGTGCCCGCCGTACCTGGCGCTTTAGGCACCAAACCGGTACCAAAACCCAAGGCTAACCAGTGCACCGGGTGCTTAATGAATTGTTGCCTTAGTTCGGCCGGCGGTATACTGGATTTTTTTGACATAGACGCAGTGTATCAGTAATTAGCGAAAGTGCTGATAGCCCGTATCCGATTGTTGATATGGCTGGTCATATAAGGTTGTTGTTACACCCTCGCCTGCGGTGATCTCGCCAATGCAGCTGATCGGCAGGCCCAATCTTTGACTGAGACCTTTGAGAAATTCAGCTTCGGTGTCAGGCGCACTAAACAACAATTCGTAATCGTCCCCTGCACAGGCCAGCTTTAGCCGTTTATCCAGATCGAGGGCGGCTAATGCGGGATGCAGCGGAAGTTTTTCCATTGCAATTTGAATGCCGACCTTACTGGTACGGGCCAAGCGACTCGCGTCCAGAAGCAATCCATCCGAAATATCCATACAGCTGTTTGCGTGGCCCAATAATTTTTGCCCTAACAACACTCGCGCTTGCGGCGCTGTGTAATGCTGTAATAGTTCTTGATTGCAGTCGAGATTATTTTGCAAGCACTCCAATGCAAACATTGCCCCACCCAGACACCCTGACACATATAACTGGTCACCAACGTTTGCCTGATCGCG of the Gammaproteobacteria bacterium genome contains:
- the thiL gene encoding thiamine-phosphate kinase — its product is MTEDELIQTFFTSDVTDPYVILGVGDDAAILQVPDAHQLITSVDTLLEGVHFPSNFDPELLASRCLGVTLSDLAAMGATPKWITLSLSLPEVDTAWLQIFSRALKRECQAYAVQLVGGDTVKGPLALSLTVMGIVASGQALRRDQANVGDQLYVSGCLGGAMFALECLQNNLDCNQELLQHYTAPQARVLLGQKLLGHANSCMDISDGLLLDASRLARTSKVGIQIAMEKLPLHPALAALDLDKRLKLACAGDDYELLFSAPDTEAEFLKGLSQRLGLPISCIGEITAGEGVTTTLYDQPYQQSDTGYQHFR
- a CDS encoding phosphatidylglycerophosphatase A translates to MSKKSSIPPAELRQQFIKHPVHWLALGFGTGLVPKAPGTAGTLAALPFILLTASQSLSIKLLILAIISLLGIWICGKSADLLGVHDHGSIVWDEIAGFYLVMLFAAVSIPALLIGFALFRFFDIIKPWPIKQLDAHVHGGLGIMLDDLIAGLFAGAGLYLCDFLLSNYTGFTI